CGGTGAGGTTGAGCGCCACCACCGCGGCGGCGACGCCGACAGCGAGGAGCACCCGCCGCGCGCCCTCGCGCCGACCACCGGGCACCACCGCGACCGCGGCGGGGTCGTCACGGTGGTCGGGGTCGACGGGCGCCAGGGACCGCAGCCCCGGCACGAGCAGCGTGACCGCGCCGAGGGCGATGCCGACGACGCCCAGGAACACCCAGCGCCACCCGACGCCCTCCGCGACCGTGCCGGCGAGGAAGGGCCCGACCAGGCCGGGCAGCACCCAGGCCGCCGCCAGCAGCCCGAGCATGCGGGGCCGGTCGACGGGGGCGTAGACCCGACCGACCAGCACGTAGAGCGCGACGCTCAGGCCTCCGCCGCCCAGGCCCTGGAGGAAGCGGCCGGCGACCAGGGCGGTCACCTCCTGGGCGGTGCCGCACACCACGAGCCCGAGCGCGAAGACGCCCACGGCGCTCAGCAGCGGGCGGGCCGGGCCGGCGCGGTCCACCCAGAGCCCGGTCAGCACCATGCCGACGACGCTCGCGCCGAGCGTGGCCGAGAAGGCGACGGCGTACCAGTCCTCGGCGTCGAGGTCCGCGGTCACGACCGGCATGACGGTCGCCACCGCGAGCGCCTCGAAGGCGGCGAGGAAGACGAGCGCGACGGCGCCCACCGTGGTGCCGCGGTAGCCGGGGGTCAGCAGCGACGTGGTTGCGGTGCGCGCGGTCGTCTGCTGGGTCACGCCCCCGACACTAGGACCTCAACCATGCTCGAGGTCCAGCCGGTTTCCGGCGGCGCCCACGACCCCGTCACCGCGGCGCGAGCAGGGACGGAGATCCGCTCAGCCCCTCCGACCCTCGAGCCGCGTCGCGACGCGGCGGACGGCGGCCTCGTGGACCGGGTCGCCGCTCATCACCGCGGCCAGCCGCAGGTGCGGCAGCGCGCTCGCCAGGTCGTCGCGACGCTCGAGGGTGCGACCCAGCGCGTGGTGGGCCCAGTCGTCGCTCGGGTCGTCCTCGACCAGGCTGCGCAGCTCCGCCTCCGCCTTCGCGAGCTGGGCGCGGATCATGAACGCCCAGGCGCGCAGCGAGCGCAGGCCGCGGTTGGCGGGCTCCTCGGCCAGCGCGGGCTCGAGGACCTCGAGGGCCTCGACGGGGGCGCGGCGGGCGAGCAGGTCGTGCGCCACGCGGTACGCCGACTCCGGTGCGCGCTGACCGGGGAGGACCACCGGCGGGACGTCGATCGCGGGCAGGTCGTGGAAGTCGTTCACCTCCGCTGCAACGTCGGGACCGGGGCGGGTGTTCCCACGCGTGAGGGGCCGGACGCCGTCACCCGGCCGCGCGTAGCCTCGACAGGTGAGCAGCCACGCCTTCGCGGTCAGCGTCCCCCTCGACGACGTCTTCGCGCGGAGCCTGCCCGAGCTCGGCGTGCCGCACGAGGCGCAGGAGGCCCCTGACCCGCAGCTGCTGGTTCTCAACGAGCCGCTGGCCGCCGAGCTGGGCCTCGACCCGGCGGCGCTGCGCGAGCCCGAGGGCGTCCGCTTCCTCATCGGTCGCTCCGTCCCCGAGGGCGCGCACCCGGTGGCCCAGGCCTACGCCGGGCACCAGTTCGGCGGCTACTCCCCACGCCTCGGCGACGGCCGTGCCCTGCTGCTGGGCGAGCTGCGCGGCCCCGACGGCGCCCTGCGCGACGTGCACCTCAAGGGCTCCGGGCGCACCCCCTTCTCCCGCGGCGGCGACGGCCAGGCCGCGCTCGCCCCGATGCTGCGCGAGTACGTCGTCAGCGAGGCGATGCACGCGCTCGGCGTCCCGACCACCCGCTCGTTGGCGGTGGTGGCGACCGGACGTGGGGTGCAGCGCGAGGAGGTGCTGCCCGGCGCCGTGCTGACGCGGGTCGCGCGCAGCCACCTGCGGGTCGGCACCTTCCAGTACGTCCGTGCCCTGGGCGACGACGACCTGCTGCGCCGGCTGGTCGACCACGCGATCGGGCGGCACCACCCCGGCGCGGCCGAGGACGAGCGCCCGGCGCTGGCGCTGTTCCGCGGCGTGGTCGCGGCCCAGGCGAGCCTGGTGGCGCAGTGGATGCTGGTCGGCTTCGTCCACGGCGTCATGAACACCGACAACGTGACGATCTCCGGCGAGACCATCGACTACGGCCCCTGCGCGTTCATGGACGCCTTCGACCCGGCTGCGCTGTTCAGCTCCATCGACCACGGCGGGCGCTACGCCTACGGCAACCAGCCGGTCGTCGCGGAGTGGAACCTCGCGCGCTTCGCCGAGACGCTGCTGCCGCTGATCGACGACGACCAGGACAAGGCGGTCGAGCTGGCCGTCGAGGCCCTCGGCGGCTTCCGCACCGCCTACAGCCGGGCCTGGCTGGACGGGATGCGGGCCAAGCTGGGGCTGCCTGACGGGCTGGCCGACGACGTCGTGCAGCCGCTGGCCGAGGACCTGCTCGCGCTGATGCAGCCCTCGCCGGTCGACCACACCTCGTTCTACCGGGCGCTGGCGGAGCAGGGACGCGGCGACGGCACCCCGGCCCGCGACCTGTTCCTCGACCTCGCCGGCTTCGACGCCTGGGCCGAGCGGTGGGCGGCGGCCGGCCCGGACCCCGACGCCATGGACCGCGTCAACCCGGTCTACGTGCCGCGCAACCACCTCGTCGAGGAGGCCCTCGAGGCCGCCACCTCCGGGGACCTCGCCCCGCTGGGCCGGCTCCTCGAGGCGGTGACGCAGCCCTTCGTCGTACGGGAGGGGATGGAGCGGTACGCCGAGCCCGCGCCGGCCGACTTCGGGCGCTACCGCACCTTCTGCGGCACCTGAGGCACCTGAGGCACCAGGACGGCTGACCCGACCAGCACTCCGGCGATCGCCCTCACCCGCACCCGGGAGCGGCCGGCCCGTAGGCTCGTGGCCGACGAGTGCGTGCGTGCCAGGCAGAGAGCGGGGTGAGGTCGTGGAGGACGCCGAGTGGAGCCAGCTCGCGGACCTGGCCCGTCGCTTCTACCTCGAGGACGAGTCGAAGACCGATCTGGCGACCCGCTTCTCGATCTCGCGCTTCCGCGTCGCCCGGATGCTGCAGCAGGCGCGCGAGCAGGGGGTCGTCACCATCCGGGTCCACGACCGCGCCCCGGACCGCGCACAGATGTCGCAGGCCCTCGCCGAGCACCTGGCGCTGCGGGAGTGCACGGTCGTGCCGGCCGAGGACTCCGAGGAGGCCACCCGGCGCGTGCTCGCCCGCGCCGCGGCCGGACAGCTGGCGCGCCACGTGCGCGACGGCGACCTGGTGGGCCTCTCGTGGGGTCGCACCCTCGTCGCCCTGGCCGAGGAGGTCGACCTCCTCCCCCCGTGCACCCTCGTGCAGCTGACCGGCACCGTCGGCACGGACATCACCAAGTCGCCGATCGAGCTGGTCCGCCGCATCGCCCACCGCTCGGGCGCCGAGACCGTGGGACTGTTCTGCCCGCTCTTCGCCTCGACCCCCGCGGTGGCCTCCTCGTGGCGCGCCGACCCGGCGATCGCGCGGGTGCTGGCCCTGCACGGCGACCTGCACCACGCCGTCCTCTCCCTCGGGTCCTGGGACCCCCCGATCACCCAGCTGCAGCCCTACCTCACCGCCGACGACCGCGCCGAGCTCGACGACCAGGGCGCCTGCGCGGAGCTGGCCGGGATCTTCCTGCGCGCCGACGGCACCCCGGTCACGGGCACCCTCGACGAGCGACGGGTCTCGGTGAGCGTCGACCAGCTCGCCCGCGCGCCGCGCGTCCTCGCCGTGGCCGGTGGCGTGGAGAAGGCCCCGGCGATCGCCTCGGCCGCCCGCTCGGGGCTGCTGACCTCGCTGGTGACCGACGACCGCACCGCCCTGGCCCTGCTCCGCGGGCCCGAGGTCACGAGCCCGGTGCTGCGCCTGCACCGCGAGCTGCCCGCCGCCGCTGCGCACTGAGACCGGCTCCGGTTCCGGCTCCGTCAGACCCAGCCCCGGCGCCGTCGCGTCCCGGGCCGTCCGTCCGTCCGCCCCGGCAACGTGTCCTTCGTTCGGGGGAAAGGGGTTGACGCCTGCGCTCACCTGAGCGTTACTTGATCATATGAGCGCATGACGCTCGGATGAGCAGGTGAGGTGATGACCGTGCCCGAGACCGATGCCCGCGCCGCGGCCGCACGCCCGACGGCGCGTCGGAGCGTGATCGTCGACGGCGTGCCCGTCGAGGCCGACGTCGACCCCGACCTGCTCCGCGACGTGCTGCTGCTGGCCCTGGAGCGCGTCGCCGCCCGTCCGCGACGCCACCGCCGTGCGTTCGCGCTGCTCGTCGCGCCGCCCGGTGCCGGCAAGTCGACCCTCGCAGCGGTCATCGGCGAGGAGGCCGCCGCCCGCGGCCTGGCCCTCGACGTCCTCGGCCTCGACGGCTACCACCACAGCAACGACTACCTGGCCGACCACCCGGCCGACCCCGACGACACCTCCCCCGACGCCGCCCCGCTGAGCTCGATCAAGGGGGCGCCGGCCACGTTCGACGTCGTCGCCCTGGTGCGCGACCTGGCCGCGGCCCGCAACGACAGCGACGGCGCGGCGTCCTGGCCGGTCTACGACCGGCGCACCCACGAGGTCTCCCCCGAGCGCCGACCGCTCACCGCGGACCTGGCGCTGCTCGAGGGCACCTGGTTGCTGCTCGACGAGCCGGGCTGGCGCGACGTCGCGTCGGCCGCCGACCTCGTGGTGTTCGTCGACGCCGACCCGTCCGACCTCGCCGAGCGACTCGTCGCCCGCAAGGTGCGCGGCGGTCTCAGCCGCTCCGAGGCCGAGGCCTTCCACGCCCGCAGCGACCACCCCAACGTCATCCGCGTCCTGGCCGACAGCGACCGGACCCGTGTCGACGTGCTTCTGCGACTGCACGCCGACGGCAGCCTCACCCACCAAGGAGGACACCAGTGAGCACCCCGACGAGCGAGCGCCCGAGCGCTCAGAGCGGCGCCGACGCGCCCGACCGCACGAGCCCGCCGCCGGGAGGCACGACCCGGCGCTCGCACCGCGCGCGCGTGCAGGCCTTCGGCGGCTTCCTCACCGCGATGGTGATCCCCAACGTGGGCGCCTTCATCGCGTGGGGGCTGCTGACGGCACTGTTCATCCCGACCGGCTGGCTGCCCAACGCCGACCTGGCCAAGCCGATCGAGCCGATGATCCTGTACCTGCTGCCGCTGCTGCTCGCCTACACCGGAGGGCGCCTGGTCCACGGCCAGCGCGGCGCGGTGGCCGGCATGCTCGGCACCATCGGGCTCATCGTCGGCGCCGACATCCCGATGTTCCTCGGCGCCATGATCATGGGACCGCTGAGCGCGTGGCTGATCATGAAGATCGACGGCGTGCTCGAGAAGCGCATCCGGTCGGGCTTCGAGATGGTGGTCAACAACTTCACGCTCGGGTTCCTCGGGCTCGGGCTGATCATCGCCTCGTACAAGGCGATCGGCCCGCTCATCAGCGCGCTGAACTCGGTGCTGCTCGACGCCATCAACGCGCTCGTCGACACCGGCGCGCTGCCGCTGCTGTCGATCCTCAACGAGCCGGCGAAGGTGCTGTTCCTCAACAACGTGATCGACCAGGGGCTCTACTACCCCCTCGGCCTGCAGGCAGCAGCCGACGACGGCAAGTCGATCTTCTTCATGGTCGCCTCGAACCCCGGGCCGGGCCTCGGCCTGCTGGTCGCCTTCTGGCTCTTCGGCGGGAGTCGCACGGTGCGCGACAGCGCCCCGGGGGCCATGATCATCCACTTCCTCGGCGGCATCCACGAGATCTACTTCCCGTACGTGCTCATGAAGCCGCTGACCATCCTCGGCATGATCGCCGGCGGCATGTCCGGGATCGCCACCTTCATGGTCTTCGACGCCGGTCTCACGGCCGGGCCCAGCCCGGGCTCGATCTTCTCCTACCTCGCGCTGACGCCCCCGGGCAACCACCTCGGCGTCGTCGCGGGCGTCCTGTCCGGCGGGCTCGTCAGCTTCGTCGTCACCTCGGTGATCCTCAAGGTCACCGGTGGCGCGGGCGACGACGAGGACCTGCAGTCCTTCGCCGACCAGTCGAGCGCGATGAAGGCCGAGGGTCAGTACGTCGCCGGTGGCGCCTCCGCTCCGACGTCACGCCGTGAGGGTGGCGCGACGGCGACCCTCACCCGGGAGCAGGTCGGCACCGTGGTGTTCGCCTGCGACGCCGGCATGGGCAGCAGCGCCATGGGCGCCAGCGCCTTCCGCACCAAGGTCCGCAACGCCGGCCGCGACGACCTCACCGTCGTGCACGCCGCCATCGAGGCCATCCCGGCCGAGGCCGACCTCGTCGTGGTCCACCGCGACCTCGCCGACCGCGCCCGCTCCGCCCGCCCCGACGTCGAGCTGGTGACGATCAGCAGCTTCCTGGGCGACCCGGCGCTGGACCGGCTCCAGGCCCGGTTGACCACCGACGACAGCCGCACCGAGAACGACGGAGGTACCACCGATGAAGGCTGAGACGGTCGCTGAGACGGTCGCTGAGAAGATCACCGCCAGAGCCGCACGCATCCACGGCCGAGGGCAGGTCGCGGTCGGCGAGGTCGAGCTCCCCGCCCTCGGCGCGCGGGAGCTGCTCCTCGAGGTCGTGAGCAGCAGCATGTGCCTGTCGACGTACAAGGCGATGTCGCTCGGCTCCGACCACAAGCGCGTGCCCGACGACATCGAGGACGTCCCGGTGATCACGGGCCACGAGTTCGCCGGGGTCCTGCGCCAGGTCGGCAGCGGCCTGGGCGACGACTTCGCGGTGGGTCAGCACGTGGCCGTGCTGCCGACGATGATGCTCCCGAGCGGCGACAGCCCGGGCTACAGCTATCCCTTCTACGGCGGCGACACGACGTACACCGTCATCCCCGAGGTGGCCGTCGACAAGGGCTGCGTGCTGCCCTACGACGGCGACTACTTCGCCAACGCGTCGCTGGCCGAGCCGATGTCGTGCATCATCGGCGCCTTCCACGCCAGCTACCACACGCGTCCGCTGGTCTGGGAGCACGACATGGGCCTGAAGCGCGAGGGCTCCCTGGCGCTGCTCGGGTGCGGCGGTGCGATGGGCATCGGGGCGCTCGACTACGCCCTGCACGGGCCGTTCGGGAGCCGGACGGTCGTCGCCGTCGACGTCAGCCGCGAGCGGCTCGACCGCCTGCGCGACCTCTTCCCGCCGGAGAAGGCGGCGCAGGAGGGCGTGCGGCTGGAGTACGTCGACGCCTCGCAGGTCGACGCCGGTGAGGCGCTGCGCGAGATCCACCCCGAGGGGTACGACGACGTCGTCGTCTTCGCCGCGCACCGCGAGCTCGTCGAGACCGGCGACGCCGTGCTCGGCCACGACGGTTGCCTGAACTTCTTCGCCGGACCGACCGATAAGGAGTTCACCGCCGGGCTGAACCTCTACAACCTCCACTACGAGGCCACGCACGCGGTCGGCACGTCCGGGGGCGGCCGCGCGGACATGGAGGAGAGCCTGCGGCTGTCGGCCGAGGGCCGCATCGACCCCTCGACGATGGTCACCCACGTCGGCGGTCTGCAGGCGGTCCCGGGGGCGCTGCAGGGCCTGCCCGACTTCACGGGCGGCAAGATCCTCGCCTACCCGCACGTCGACCTCCCCCTCACCGCGATCGCGGACCTGGGGTCGCTGGCCGCGGAGGACGACCGCTTCGGCGAGCTCGCCCGGCTGGTCTCCGCCACCGACGGGATCTGGAACAAGCAGGCCGAGGTCTACCTCCGCGAGCACTTCGACGCGCAGCGGGCACACGGGAACCGGGCCGCCGGAGGTGCGTCGTGACCGCGGCCGACGTCGCCGACCTGCTGCCCGACGAGGCCGTGGTGCTCGCGGGGCGAGCGGGCTCGCGCGATGAGGCGATCGAGGAGGCCGGCCGGCTGCTCGTGGGCGTCGGCGCCGTCGAGTCGTCGTACGTCGACGCGATGCTCGAGCGAGAGCAGTCGGTGTCGACGGCGATGGGCGCCGGGCTGGCGATCCCGCACGGCACCAACGAGGCCAAGGGCTCGATCCACCGCACCGCGCTGTCCTTCGTGCGCCACGCGGCGCCCGTCGACTGGAGCGGACATCCGGTCGAGTTCGTCGTGGGCGTCGCCGGGGTCGGCGACGACCATCTCGAGCTGCTCGGGAAGCTGGCCGAGGTCTTCACCGACCCCGACCAGGTCGACCGGCTGCGCGCCGCGACGTCCGCCGAGGAGGTCCGCGCCGCCCTCGGCGGCTGAGCCACCGCGCGGTCACCGCGAGCTCGCTCGCACGGCCCGTGCCTGAGGCTCAGAACCTCATGCGCCGCTCGGGGTCGAGCTCGTCGAGCAGCGCGTCTCCGATGGCGGTGAGCTGAGCGAGCTGCTCGCGGCTCAGCGGGTCGACGACGGTGCGGCGCACCGTGGCCACGTGTCCGGGGGCGGCGGCGACGATCGCCTCCCACCCGACCTCGGTCAGGGTGGCGTCGGCGCCGCGTCCGTCCTCCGCGCTCGCGGCGCGCTCCACGAGCCCGCGCGCCTCCATCCGTCGCACGACGTGGGAGAGCCGGGGCGCCGTGGCGTTGGTGCGGCGGGCCAGGGACGTCATCCGCAGCGTGCGCCCGGGGGCCTCCGACAGCATGGCCAGCACGAAGTACTCGAAGTGGGTCAGACCCGAGTCGCGGCGCAGCTGGGCGTCGAGCACGCCCGGCAGCAGCTCGACGACGGCGATGAGGCGCAACCACGCGTCGCGCTGCTCCTCGTCGAGCCAGGGTCCGTCCACAGGGGCCAGGGTAGCGGGGTAGTTGACGAGACAAGCACTCCCCCGCTCGCGCGGTGACAGGTTCTCGCGGCCCTACCCTCGGGAGTCATTGTCATCTATCTTGGTGCATTAACTTGCTTTTGGTCCGCTTCCGTCGTCATCATCGACGTATGGCCCTGTCCCAGCTGCTTCGGCGTGCCGACACCGACCCGGAGCCCGACGTCCGTCGGGAGCCGCTGGTCGTGCGCGTGGCTCCGGAGCTCGTCACCCTGGCCCTGGTCGCCGTGCTGTGGCCGGCCACGGTCTCCCTGGACAGCGCCGCCGGCGGACCCGGCCCGGCCTTCTTCCCCCAGGTGCTGCTGGCAGTCCTGGCCCTCGCGTCCGTCGGGGGCCTCGTCGTCGAGGCGAGGCGCTCGCGCGGGGGCGCCGCGCCGGCGACCGCCGTCTCCGAGGTGCCCGGACCGGGCGACCCCGGCCTCGGCTCGGAGGACGAGGGCGAGGAGACCGACCTGCGGCGCGCGCTGCAGGCCGCGGGCCTCGTGCTCGGCTACGTGGCGGCAATCGCGGTCATGGGCTGGGTGCTGGCCTCGACGCTGTTCGCGCTGGTCTTCCTGTGGCTGTCCGGCCACAGGAAGCCGTGGGCGTTGCTGGGTGTCGCACTCGTGGCACCCCAGGTGCTCGCCTACCTGTTCGTGAAGATCGTCTACATCGCGCTGCCCACCGGCGTCGGCGTCTTCGACACCGTGACCGTCTTCCTCTACCGGGTGTTCGGCATCTACTGACCGCGCCCTGACCCACCCGCCCGACACCCCTGACCGACCCGACCGCCCCGTCGACGCGGCGGCAGCCTCGATCCTTCCCCCCAGGAGTCACTCGCGATGGAGACCCTCTCGGGCGTCCTGGACGCCTTCGCGTCCTTCGACGCCGGCCTCTGGGCCATCCTGCTGCTCGGCGTCGTCGCCGGCCTCCTGGTCGGCGTCCTGCCGGGCCTCACCTTCGTCATGGGTGTGCTGCTTCTCCTGCCGCTGACCTACGGCATGGAGGCCGGCAGTGCCGTCGCCCTCATGCTCGCGGTGTACGTCGCAGGCACCTACGGCGGCGCCATCACCTCGATCCTGCTCCACGTGCCCGGGGAGCCGAACCACGTGCCGCTGCTCTGGGACGGCCACACCATGGCCCGCCAGGGCCGTGCCGCCGAGGCACTCGGGTGGGCGGCCGTCTCGGCGCTGGCCGGCGGCCTCGTGTCGTGGGTGGTCCTCGCCTTCGTCTCCGAGCCGATCTCACGGCTCGCGCTCAACCTGGGCCAGCCGGAGTACTTCCTGGTCGTCCTCATCGGCCTCACCAGTGTCCTCGTCCTGACCGACGACTCCGTGCGCCGCTCCCTGATGGCGCTGGTGGTCGGCATGCTCATCGCGACCGTCGGCGTGGACGACGTCTACGGCTCGGTGCGGTTCAGCTTCGGCAGCGACCTGCTGCGCGACGGCATCGACTACCTGCCGATCATGATCGGCGTCTACGCCGTGACCCACGTGCTCGTGCGCTACGGCGCCCGGTTCGTCGCCGAGACCGACAGCCAGCCCACCCGGGTGCGGACCGTCGTCCCGGGCCCGCGCAAGATCTGGCGCCACCGCGGCAGCCTCACCCGCGGGGTCACGCTGGGATCGCTCATCGGCACCGTGCCCGGCGCCGGGGCGACCGTCGCCTCGTTCCTGGCCTACGGCGTCGAGCGGCAGTTCAGCCGGGACCGGGCCACCCTCGGGCGCGGCAACCCCGACGGCGTCATCGCCCCGCAGGCGGCGTCCACGGCCACCGTCGGCGGCGCGTTCGTACCGATGCTGGTGCTCGGCATCCCCGGCAGCGCCGCCACCGCGGTCATCCTCGGCGCCCTGCTGCTGCACGACGTCCAGCCCGGCCCGCAGATCTTCTCCACCCAGCCCGAGCTCGTCTACACGATCATCGCGGCCCTGCTGGTCAGCGTGCTGCTGATGTTCGTGCTCGGGCTGCTGACGGCCGGTCCGATGGTGCGGCTGCTGCGCGTCCCCGAGGCGTACGTCGCGGTGCTGATCGTGCTCTTCGCCTACATCGGCGCCTTCGCCATCCGCAACACGCTCTCCGACGTGTGGATCATGGCGGGCTTCGCCGTCCTCGGCCTGCTGCTGCAACGGTTCGGCTTCCCCCTCGCACCACTCGTGCTGGGCGCCATCCTCGGTCCGCTCGCCGAGCGCTACTTCACGACGACCATGATCTCGACCGACAACGACCCGTCGGTCTTCCTCACGCGCCCCGTCTCGGTGGTGCTCGTCGTGGTCTGGCTCGCGCTGATCGCCTTCCTGACGTTCCGCGCGACCCGCAGGACCCCCGACCACCCGGGGCCGACCCCGGGCGACCAGCCGGGCGACACACCCGGCACCGACCCCCACCCCTCCCAGGAGAAGACACGTGCCTGACCACTCCCGCAGAACCGTCGCGCTGACAGCCGCCCTGGGCCTCTCACTGTCCCTGGTCGGCTGCGGCCTCGTCGACGACTCCGGAGGGGGCAGCGGCGGCGGGGTGTTCGAGCGTCCGGTGGAGCTCGTCGCCCCGTTCGGCCCCGGCGGCGGCTCCGACCAGGTAGCACGCGCGATGGCCCAGGCCATGGCCGAGCCCCTCGACACCGACGTCCCGGTCGTCAACGTGCCGGGGGCGACCGGCAGCACCGGAATGACCGAGATGCTGTCCAGCCGCCCGGGCGAGTCGATGGCGGTGCTGATCCAGGACACCCTCGCCACGGTGTCGGCCGGCGGTGCTGCCTTCGAGACCGACGAGCTGCGCGCGGTGTGCCGCGTGCAGTCCATGCCCTCGGCGCTGATGGTCAGCAAGGACACCTTCAAGAACTGGGACGAGCTGCTGGCCGAGGCCAAGGACGCCGCCAAGCCCCTGACGGTCGCGACCGTGGGTTCCGGCAGCGTCGACGACGTGGTCCTGGGGGCGGTCGAGGACGTGCACGGCGCGTCGTTCCGCGCGGTGCCCTACTCCGAGCCGACCGAGCGCTACACGGCGCTGCTCAGCGGAGAGGTCGACGTCCTCTACGAACAGCTCGGCGACGTGCGCCAGTACCTCGACTCCGGCGACTTCGTCCCCGTGGTGCTGCTGAGCGAGGAGCCCGTGGAGGGCTTCGACGACGTCCCGCTGGCCACCGACGTCGACCTCCCACCGGAGGTCGTGCTGCCGCAGTTCCGCGGCCTGGTGGTCGACGCCGACACCAGCGACGAGATCGTCGACGCCCTGGCCTCGGCCTGCGAGGAGGGCGTCGGCACCGACGACATGTCGACGTTCCAGGAGCAGGTGTACGCCGACAGCGACAGCTACCTGGGGCCCGACGACTTCCAGACCTTCCTGGAGGACCAGGAAGCCCTGATCGCCGAGCAGCTCGACGCCTACGGCGTCGGCTGAGCCTGAGAGAGGAACAGACCGATGGATCTCACCATGCACTGGTTCCTGCCCACCACCGGCGACGGTCGCAGCCTCGTCGGAGGTGGCCAGGGCGTCCCGCAGCAGGGCACCGTGGTCGGCTCCGACGCCGCGGGCGTCGGCACGGCCTCGCAGTACCGGCCGCCGGACCTCGACTACCTCGCCACCGTCGCGAAGGCCGCCGACCGGCTCGGCTTCAGCGGCGTCCTCACCCCGACCGGCACGTTCTGCGAGGACGCCTGGGTGCTCACCGCGGCGCTGATCCCCGAGACGACGCGCCTGACGTTCCTGGTCGCACTGCGGCCCGGTCTCATCTCGCCGACGCTCGCGGCGCAGATGGCGTCGACCTTCCAGCGGCTCTCGAACGGCCGCGTCGCGCTCAACGTGGTGACCGGTGGTGAGCCGACCGAGCAGAAGAGGTTCGGCGACCACCTGTCGCACGACCAGCGCTACGCGCGCACCGACGAGTTCCTGGCCGTCGTGCGCGGCGCCTGGGGCGAGCAGCCCTTCGACCTCGCGGGCGAGCACTACGACGTGGTCGGCGCCCGGACCCGGGAGGCCCCCGACCCCGCGCCGTCGATCTACTTCGGCGGCTCCTCCCCGGCGGCCGGCCCGGTGGCGGCGCGTCACAGCGACGTCTACCTGACGTGGGGCGAGCCCCCGGCGCAGGTGGCGGAGAAGGTGCAGTGGATCCGCGGCCTGGCCGAGGAGCAGGGCCGCAAGGTGCGCTTCGGCATCCGCCTGCACACGATCGCCCGGGACTCCTCCGAGGAGGCCTGGCG
This DNA window, taken from Nocardioides sp. HDW12B, encodes the following:
- a CDS encoding tripartite tricarboxylate transporter substrate binding protein yields the protein MPDHSRRTVALTAALGLSLSLVGCGLVDDSGGGSGGGVFERPVELVAPFGPGGGSDQVARAMAQAMAEPLDTDVPVVNVPGATGSTGMTEMLSSRPGESMAVLIQDTLATVSAGGAAFETDELRAVCRVQSMPSALMVSKDTFKNWDELLAEAKDAAKPLTVATVGSGSVDDVVLGAVEDVHGASFRAVPYSEPTERYTALLSGEVDVLYEQLGDVRQYLDSGDFVPVVLLSEEPVEGFDDVPLATDVDLPPEVVLPQFRGLVVDADTSDEIVDALASACEEGVGTDDMSTFQEQVYADSDSYLGPDDFQTFLEDQEALIAEQLDAYGVG
- a CDS encoding tripartite tricarboxylate transporter permease, which produces METLSGVLDAFASFDAGLWAILLLGVVAGLLVGVLPGLTFVMGVLLLLPLTYGMEAGSAVALMLAVYVAGTYGGAITSILLHVPGEPNHVPLLWDGHTMARQGRAAEALGWAAVSALAGGLVSWVVLAFVSEPISRLALNLGQPEYFLVVLIGLTSVLVLTDDSVRRSLMALVVGMLIATVGVDDVYGSVRFSFGSDLLRDGIDYLPIMIGVYAVTHVLVRYGARFVAETDSQPTRVRTVVPGPRKIWRHRGSLTRGVTLGSLIGTVPGAGATVASFLAYGVERQFSRDRATLGRGNPDGVIAPQAASTATVGGAFVPMLVLGIPGSAATAVILGALLLHDVQPGPQIFSTQPELVYTIIAALLVSVLLMFVLGLLTAGPMVRLLRVPEAYVAVLIVLFAYIGAFAIRNTLSDVWIMAGFAVLGLLLQRFGFPLAPLVLGAILGPLAERYFTTTMISTDNDPSVFLTRPVSVVLVVVWLALIAFLTFRATRRTPDHPGPTPGDQPGDTPGTDPHPSQEKTRA
- a CDS encoding PTS sugar transporter subunit IIA, with translation MTAADVADLLPDEAVVLAGRAGSRDEAIEEAGRLLVGVGAVESSYVDAMLEREQSVSTAMGAGLAIPHGTNEAKGSIHRTALSFVRHAAPVDWSGHPVEFVVGVAGVGDDHLELLGKLAEVFTDPDQVDRLRAATSAEEVRAALGG
- a CDS encoding MarR family transcriptional regulator, coding for MDGPWLDEEQRDAWLRLIAVVELLPGVLDAQLRRDSGLTHFEYFVLAMLSEAPGRTLRMTSLARRTNATAPRLSHVVRRMEARGLVERAASAEDGRGADATLTEVGWEAIVAAAPGHVATVRRTVVDPLSREQLAQLTAIGDALLDELDPERRMRF
- a CDS encoding LLM class flavin-dependent oxidoreductase codes for the protein MDLTMHWFLPTTGDGRSLVGGGQGVPQQGTVVGSDAAGVGTASQYRPPDLDYLATVAKAADRLGFSGVLTPTGTFCEDAWVLTAALIPETTRLTFLVALRPGLISPTLAAQMASTFQRLSNGRVALNVVTGGEPTEQKRFGDHLSHDQRYARTDEFLAVVRGAWGEQPFDLAGEHYDVVGARTREAPDPAPSIYFGGSSPAAGPVAARHSDVYLTWGEPPAQVAEKVQWIRGLAEEQGRKVRFGIRLHTIARDSSEEAWRHASRLLEALDPADVEKAQQAMAASESVGQQRMSALRAQSGGGGHELEIAPNLWAGVGLVRGGAGTALVGSHEEIADRIEEYAEAGIEEFIFSGYPHLEEAHWFGEGVMPVLRSRGRLAQLL
- a CDS encoding tripartite tricarboxylate transporter TctB family protein, which produces MALSQLLRRADTDPEPDVRREPLVVRVAPELVTLALVAVLWPATVSLDSAAGGPGPAFFPQVLLAVLALASVGGLVVEARRSRGGAAPATAVSEVPGPGDPGLGSEDEGEETDLRRALQAAGLVLGYVAAIAVMGWVLASTLFALVFLWLSGHRKPWALLGVALVAPQVLAYLFVKIVYIALPTGVGVFDTVTVFLYRVFGIY